In Salmo salar chromosome ssa14, Ssal_v3.1, whole genome shotgun sequence, the sequence ACATTTATTTCTCTCAGTGTCGCTGCCAGTTACTGTGCCACGTCATTACGGAACTAAAATGGCCGTTTCTTCAGATGAGGTGACAAAACCAACACTTCTCACTAATGAGGGAAAATCCTACAGGTGCCAGTGAAGAGAAAAGGAAAAAGACTTGAAATAAAAGCATTTATAGCTCTGTCAAGATCTAGACGTTGTGAAGTTGTGAGGATAATGATGAAAAAATGTCTTAGGAAAAGATCTCTGTGTTGCATTTTATAGACTGGGTAGAGGCTTGAACATACTCTATGTAAGGGAGAGTACATCcagcatcactccgtcaagggaaattcatgtatagtattctttctaacaattATGTCTACATACATTTCAAGGATGTTGTGTATCTCTGGAGTTAATcagaattagaggtcgaccgattatgatttttcaccacCGATACCGGTACCGATTATTGGCGGGCCAAAAAGGCCGATGCCGATTATTTGGCCGATTTttcatatatatttgtaataatgacaattacaacaatactgaatgaacacttttattttaacttaatataatacataaataaaatcaatttagtctcaaataaataatgaaacgttcaatttggtttaaataatgcaaaaacacagtgttggagaagaaagtaaaagtgaagtatgtgccatgtaaaaaagctaacgtttaagttccttgctcagaacatgagaacatatgaaagctggtggttccttttaacatgagtcttcaatattcccagttaataagttttaggttgtagttattataggaattataggactatttctctctataccatttgtatttagtatacctttgactattggatgttcttataggcactatagtattgctgTTACGGCTGTCGtaaagaggggaccaaagcgcagcgtggtaagtgttcattatatttattaaacaacgaaacactagaacaaaataaacaaaatgaaaagccaacagttccatcaggtaacgaatacaaaacagaaaacaactacccacaaaacacaggtgggaaaaggctgcctaagtatgattcctaatcagagacaacgatagacagctgcttctgattaggaaccatactcggcccgaCACaaagatatacaaaacatagaatgcccaccccacaccctgacctaacaaaatagagaaataaaccgtctctctcaggtcagggcgtgacaattgccAGCCtgatctcgggagttgataggcttgaagtcataaacagctaaatgcttgaagcacagcgaagagctgctggcaaacgcacaaaagtgctgtttgaataaatgcttatgagcctgctgctgctgcctaccaccactcagtcagactgctctatcaaatatcaagtcatagacttaattataatataataaacacacagaaatacgagccttaggtcattaatatggtcaaatccgaaaacaaaacatttattctttcagtgaaatacggaaccgttccgtaatttatcgaacgggtggcatcctGAAGTCTAAATAGTGCTGTTACAtggcacaaccttcaatgttatgtcataattatgtcaaATTCTGTCAAATTAATTAcgatctttgttaggaagaaatggtcttcgcaacgagccaggcggcccaaactgctgcatatacccgactctgcttgcacagaacgcaagagaagtgacacaatttccctagttaaaataaatgaatgttagcaggcaatattaactaaatttgcaggtttaaaaaaatatacttgtgtattgattttaagaaaggcattgatgtttatggttaggtacacatcggtgcaacgacagtgcttttttcgtgaatgcgcttgttaaatcatcacccgtttggcgaagtaggctgtgattcgatgataaattaaccggcgccgcattgattatatgcaacgcaggacacactagataaactagtaatatcatcaaccatgtgtagttaactagtgattatgttaagattgattgttttttaagataagtttaatgctagctagcaacttaccttggctccttgctgcactcgcgtaacaggtggtcagcctgccacgcagtctcctcgtggagtgcaatgtaatcgtacataatcggcgtccaaaaatgccgattactaATCGTTATgagaacttgaaatcggccctaattaatcggctatgcacaattcaacacaatcacaatcgcttttttgtcttttaatcatTTTAAGCAGATGCTCTGCTTTTATGACACcgcactccaaaaagcaagtcctgcaggctctagctttgtcttatcttgattattgtccagtcgtgtggtcgagtgctgcaaggaaagacctagttaagctgcagctggccctgaacagagcggcacatcttgctcttcattaTAATCAGAcgactgatataaatactatgcatgccagtctctcttggctaagagttgagagaCTGAGTGCATcacttatttttataagaaacatgaatgtgttgaaaatcccaaattgtttgcatagtcaacttacacaacTCTGACACACAcgcttaccccaccagacatgtcaccagggTTGGCATATTtgacatcatccacagtttgctAATGTTAAGATATCCTGCTAGCATTTTCAAGAGCGTTCCTACTGCTAGACATGTTCCACGGTTGTTATACAAAATATCACAAGTGAGTAGAAATGATAACATTGACTGGTTATTATAAAGTTAGCCTACATTGTATCATCGACCTGTAGGCCTAATCACCACAGCCTATTGTCTGTGGGCTGTTTTGGATGGTGCGTGCCGGTCACGTAGATATCCAGCAGGTTCGCACGCTCATGAATTAAAATGTTCTATCTGTTAATCTACGTTTTCCTATCTGGGTTGTGTATTGGCCATTGATATTTAAACTATTGACAACTATTGACTACAGAGTGATATATGAATGTTAaaaccctttcctgcagtcaaattaccAAATCACTCTCTAGTGGCGTCATGTGTGGAATGTTTTAAATATTTTTCATCATTTAATTTGTTTTTTTAATTAAACACcaaaaatccggtgtttctatgtcaaacggttttcttatatttcagtcttctgtgacgtGTATAACATGTGATGTACTGTATACAAACtccaaatgtaatacatttcaactgtatatctgacatggtacagatgTCTTCTGTTTTGTAAGCCCATAACcacgtgtgtgaggtgtatacttttgtttcaaagtagaaagactaccaagaaacactgtttgaccctgatttagcccactgtttCGGTGTATTTTGTATTATCCCAGTGATAGGTGTTGGGCTTCTACTCAGACCCTCAAAAGTTTATATTGTATTAGTTGTCCCAGTGAGGCAATGATATCAGACTGAAGGGAGAAAATGTATATTTCATAATTCATATGAAACCTGAGAGACAAAGGGTGATGAGGGCATGGGATAGAAACAGCTGTCACAGCATGGATAAACCACTCatataatgtaaaaaaatatatcaaaAAACGGTCATTAGAACAGGGTGAAAACTAAATCCACACTGCACTTCTAAGCTCTGGCTTCAAGTCAATTTGGACACTGGATTTTCTCCTGAATTTACATATGAGGTCAACTGCCATTATATTCCGCCTATGTACTCTAAAACAGAAACTAACTGAAATTTCAGTTCTATGATTTGATCTTTTAGAAACGGAAACCCAGGGAcctccactgagctgtagtctaccAATCACAGACTGTCTTTGTCTAGCAGGGCAGATTCTGTACGGTCTGGATGAAGACATCCTTGTGTAACATCCTGCAggaattagaatcaggtgtgcatCCCAGAGatgaaactcctctctctctctgagaattAGACAGCCATTCCCTGACACCCTGGCTATTGGTTTCAGAATCGCCGTCCATCTACAAGGTTCTGGCCAAATGTTGCGCACTAAATACTTTAAACAGGGGTGCCATTCCGGAAGTAGTCATTTTATTTTGACTATGACCAATATGCTCTATGCTGTGCAAAAGGGATACGATGTTTGGTTGCGATGAGATGGATTGATGGAGTGTTGCTGCTTGCTGTGACTGATCATTTTTCCCATCAGTGTCAGATCAGTGTCAGATCATGTTAGCTGCTAGCCCATGTATCCTCATGTATACTATTGGTGATAGGGAGGATTAGCCTTGTAGTGGCATTGGCTCTAAATGAGACTCTGGTTTGGCAGCCAGCCTGGTAACAGCAGATAATTATGTCATAATTAATTGGGCCTCATTATAATGGATCGTTACCACATGGACCCAGCTCAGTTCAGCTCCGACACCCACCTGCTCAGCACCCGGCTGGGGTGAGAAGGTCACCATCTACCCTATCATCATATCAACCACCTGGTTGAGTTCAGTTTGGCACACCATAGAAaaggaaacaacaacaaaaaatgtaatggaaaatgaaaaggacTGTTTCTGATTGGAATAGTATGAAGTCCAAGTAGTCCCTCCCTGATTTAGTTCTTGTTTCTTCTGGCGCTAATGAACATGACACTGGTATCTCAGGTATAGGTTCTGGAGGTAGAAAGTAGAAAGGTGCGTCACATTTCCTGGGAAAGGATTCGATGCAGTTCTATCAGTGTGAGACATCAGACTACGACAGGATGTGGAGTTCTGTACAAGTCAAGTATTACAAGATTACAAGGCTGAGCCTCAGAAGTGCTTCCATAAGCATGTAATTATGGTTCATGGTCCTACACAGAGCCAGggttgaacagagagagagagagagaggagagagagagagagagagagagaggatgtggtggGGCCAGCAGTGTGGAGATTGAAACACTGGCAGGCTAGGATGTGATGAGAGGGTATACGTTACAAATTGCATGCTTCAAGattaaagagagatagagagagagcaagagaaagagagagggagagagagagagggtggacagagcaagagagagagggagagaaagagaagggggagagagagagagagagagagagtggaaagaaTGAGTAAGTAATATGATTGCAGTGTCGAACAATGTCTATAATTTTTTAACAGCATCCGATTGACTTTGCAAATACAAGTTTATTGTAAGAGCATTTTTTACAGCGTGTTTGTGGTAGTTACAATTCAAATGAAATGTAGATGGTCCTATAGCATCACTGCTACTCAGGAGGAGAATATGTTGTCTGGGATAATTACAGAGAGGAAGTTTTACAAGCCTTGTATTATTGTGTCAATAACGTAAGCTCTGTTCTGAGATTCACAGACATGATTTCCCTATGCCTCTTCCTCCTTATGGTACGCATCACTCTGGTGCTGTCAGTTTTAGAACCACGCTGTCCTAATTACAAAACTAGCTGTCATCCCCTAACTAGGAATATCAAGGGTTCCCAATGCTCTTTGAGGAAGACGTAACTTCCCCATTGCACTGCAAGTACTAAATACATAGCTTTCATGGTAATACAATGAAGGGATATCTGATACATTCATGTATGTTAACATGTAGCTCCTGACTGGAACATGCCCAGTAGCCTGAAGGAGAGAGGATTCCTGCACAGAGTACAGTTTCTATTACACTCAATAGGACATTTCATCACTGGCTAATGCTTCTGTTGTTACTGACTTCCTGTTTGCTGTGAAGTTATAGCTCCTCTGTCTGTGGCCTCATGCTCAAGGCATTTAACTACCAATGATTAAAGCACAATTTATTGACAAGTAAATCAATTGTTATtatacaaataattaaagaaaagTCATTTTTTATATTAAATCAGTGATTTAATCATAGTAGACAATATTTCATTATCCAAAGGCAAATAATTTGAGACACAATTTGTCCAGAAAGTGATTACATGGAATGTagcaaatacataaaaaaaaagattAGCTTATTTCTATTAAGTTTAGGTATCTCCGTACAAAAATATATTACATTGTCATAGTAATCCGTTACATACTTTGAAAAGTAATTATAGACGTGGCCGATGTACCTAGTGTAACTTTATGAACAAATGCACAATGTTCAATCACCCTATTACGGGAAAGGCCATTAAGATGAAAGGCATCATTACATGTTccacaaataaaaaaatgatatacCTGATCAAGTGCATTTGTGGTCAATGCTATGTAGGAAAAACAAACTTTGAAAACAAGGATAGCAGAACACAGGAGTAATACCAGGACACTTTACCAGAGAAACCCTGTGGCTGCGCATTTCACTGAGGCTCGGCACAACATTAGCTCTCTGAGATACATTGATATTGAACATGTTAAGACTCCTAGGAGGGGGTGAGATACTGCTAATCTATTACTGAGAAGAGAATTGTATTGGATTCACTGTTTGTGTACCATGTCTCCTAGAGGTCTGAACCAAGAGTTTGATATCAGAACATTTCTTACATGAATTTGTCACTTTGATTTGTCTTGCCTTCCAGGTCTCTTACTTGGTCATTTTGTACATATATATTCTTTTCTGTACCTAATATATGTGCCCGTCTCATTGATATCAAATTATTAGATATGCACAAATTGTTTTTGCACCCACCATGCGTCATGTGAggtgaaatgtgtatattttgggAAGAGAGCACTCAGTCTGTTTGACCAGAAGAAGATCTGTTTGGGATGTAAATGTTGTCAATAAAGCGGTGAATTGGGAGCCTTAACAGTGTTGAGGGCCTTCTTGTTCTTTACTAGTATACTTTGAAAAGTAACACAAAGAGTATAGAATCACTATTTCTATACATACTATGCCATTTTATGTTATTATAAACATTACTATTTGGACAACATACTCAGCTGTTGATAGGAACACTTCATCTCACGTTGTCTAATGTGGTTCTTGTACTATTTAAACTAGTCTCATTCTatcacatacaaaaacacatacATTTACAAACACATCCACAGTGGTCAATATTTTGCAAACCAGTTGCACGGTCTGAAGAATCATTGCATAGCCTTTTCCATATAGCTACTTTAAACATAGAGAACACATTGGCTCCATCTAAACAAAACTAGTGTCTGTTGGTGCTGCAGTTGTTTCTGAAGTGGGGGCACAGAGAGACCTTCCATCCCCTCAGAGGTGTACAGAGCCCCCCTGACCAGAAGTCTCCGTTCAGTAATTCTTAGGCTGTTCTTCAGCCCAGTCCTCCTGCCCAGAACGTCCATTCTTCCCTTCCTTTCCCTTCCTCTTCTTGGGCCCCTGGGGTGTGGAGCTCTGCCCCTGGGCCTGCCCAACCTCCACCTCTGACTTCCCATTCCCTGAGTCATTGTTCTGCCTGGAGTAGCGTTTACACTTGCAGGAAGTAACCACAGTGATCTTGTAGGTCCTGGAGCTTCCGTTCTGACACTGCAGTCTGATGCGCTGGGTCCGGGTCCGGTCGATGACGCAACGCCACTCCTGGGCCTCCCGCCGGCTCCAGAACTTTCCGGTGTAGCCAGGGCCGGAGCCAATCCAGTTGGGCAGTAGGTGGGAGGGGAGACACTCCCCGGCACACACCAGCTCCTTGACCGGGTTCAGGCTGGTGCACTGGCCGTCTGATATGTACTTGGTGGAGCGCAGCTCTCTGCAGCCCACCTGGCTCTGTGCCTGGCCCTGCTCTGTGACGGAGCGAGAAAGACCTTCTGTCAGATACATATTGTCAAAAACGAATCTTGCTGTCAAACTTTTAGGCAGAAAATGTAGTAATCCCAAAAATTCTAACTAAAATATAAATCAAACGCTCCTCAAATGATAATGACATGCAAATACTTTAAAGTGTTTtaggtgtgtttgatttattttgGAGTTGCATTTGGGATTATTCCATGCAATGCTCTTAAAGATTAGTTTTGACAGTTCAACAAGAACTGTAGCATGGTCAGGGTAATCTGATGTGTGGCATGAGTTAACAAGAGGTCCAACACAATTACAAATGCTTGAACTTTGAACTTTTCTCCCATTCAAACACTCAAGTCTCCCATTCAAGTCTATGATtcaactttagtttatttaactCCCATTTTTGTCTGTGGAAAATGTGCCTATATACAGAATTATATCATTCCAATACTATATAATAAATACTTTAGAAATAGACATATTGACCTTTTGCTAAATTACACTTGTAAACTGGTTTCCCCACAGTCAGGATCAGTGAATACAATGAATCTGTTTGGTCCACTATGAATTGTTGAATTAATTAATTTAGAATGTGCATAAAAATACAACTCACCTTTCCTCGCATCGCTGGTCAAACGTCTTCCTCCGTTGCGTGCTTGATTCATTGATACATTACTACTCGGTGTATCCTGGACCGTACTGATCAACTGAGCGTTTAACGTTTCCGTGGCGCCGTTCTTGACAGCTTGACAGCTTCTTATCAGAAGGCAAAATAGCGCAAGCTGGTACCCACTCGTGGTAAGAAGCATCTCTGCACCTCCCTGTAGGCACTCGGCAGGCAGgtaggtagagagtgagagaatgtATGTGCCGCGATCTAAAGGAGGAATTAGGTCGTTGTGATGTTACTTTACCTGTTGTTCAGTCGCTTATATACCCGCCTCTTGTTTTGCCACAACATCTTAGTTCGCATCCAGTGCGTACATTTTCTGAATGACCTAGGCGTTTTCACTCATAGCTACGCCCACAAAAGCAAAGGGCAGTGCGTTTTTTTAGCTTGTATACTCCTCCAAGTACTATGTACATAGGCTACCAGTCAGTTGAGTGAACACATAGACAGACATTTAATAGATGTTTCTGTTAATATAGTTAGATGAACGTTGCTGTCCTCTATGGATAGGCCAGTGGATAAAACATGATCAACACCTATATAAAGGCTTATAATAAACTAGCAATAATAATGTTTTTTCACCATCAGGTGTGTGTAAATAATGTATTAATTAATGTATGCAAATCATAAGTAGAGAATCAGAGTGTCACGTGCATATCCTTTGATACTCTATTTCATGATGATTTGTAAGTTTATAGTTAACATTTTATTCCATTTCTGAACGGATTGATTTGGGTTAGCAAGGAAGCTCAGCTGGAGACCCTGCAGTCAGACCAGGTGAGTACTTAGCTCTGGTCAAGGGCGATAGTGTGCGTTCCTTGCAGAAAGCACTTagcgccctggaccagagctagtgatTACTGTAGTTCTCATGTGTTCTCTCATCCAGtgatctctccatctctgcagtTCAGGTGCTTCACGTGAGCTCACTAACAGGATGTATGATGCATTACCCAAATCAGAGAATAAGACAAACGTTTAGATCTCCTCCTTCATCCACCCATTCATCCTGCCGGCTCCTTGCCCCTAAGAACCAGAGTGTCTGTTTTCACTCCTTTCCCAGGCCTGCCCTGACAATGAATTCACCCAACGTCTCCTCAGCTATGTCCCCTCCTTTGATAAGAGTGAAAATAAATCCACTGTAAAACTGTACAGGCTCATGCCATATTGTTAAACAAGTAGCTGTTCTTTTTCATATCTTATTTCTTCGTTCTTTTTAAAAGCCCCGCTGTCCAAACAATCTCCTATTACCCCCAAAAAGCAATGTTAGTCATACTGTCTggaagaagggggggggggtggatgaAGCTGAGGGGAAACTGAGAAGAGGGAACCTGGGGGCTTAAAAGAGGACTATCAAAGTTATATGATACCATGACGCAGGCAGCATTCGCACATTTATACATCTCAAAAACCGGAAATTtgagatcaatccttttatgcTTCTGTGAGTGACATGACATGTAGGTGaggagagggataatagaggGGGAAACAGGGGGGATGTGGAGGATGTGGAAACAGAGAGGATGTGGAGGATGTGGAAACAGAGGGGATGTGGAGGATGTGGAAACAGAGGGGATGTGGAGGATGTGGAAACAGAGGGGATGTGGAGGATGAGGAAACAGAGGGGATGTGGAGGATGTGGAAACAGAGGGGATGTGGAGGATGAGGAAACAGAGGGGATGTGGAGGATGTGGAAACAGAGGGGATGTGGAGGATGAGGAAACAGAGGGGATATGGAGGATGTGGAAACAGAGGGGATGTGGAGGATGAGGAAACAGAGGGGATGTGGAGGATGAGGAAACAGAGGGGATGTGGAGGATGAGGAAACAGAAGGAATGTGGAGGATGAGGAAACAGAGGGGATGAGGAAACAGATGGGATGTGGAGGATGTGGAAACAGAAGGGATGTGGAGGATGAGGAAACAGAGCGGATGTGGAGGATGTGGAAACAGAGGGGATGTGGAGGATGTGGAAACAGAGGGGATGTGGAGGATGGGGGACTAGTGTGTTATTGCTCTATTGACAGACAGGCAACATGACAGCACCATGCTCGTTAGTTAGCTGGCCCCTATGAGCAGCAACCACACACTATGAgcagcaaccacacacacacactatgagcagcaaccacacacacacactttgagcagcaaccacacacacacacacacacacacacacactatgagcagcaaccacacacacacactatgagcagcaaccacacacacacacactatgagcagcagcagccacacacacacacactatgagcaGCAGCAGCCATAAGAGGCAGGGGCCACTGTCTGTTCTCCCGTGGGACCCTGGGCAGTGGAAGCTTGAGAACAATACTGACAGGAAGcggagacaggggtctatagaaTTCCACAGCATGGCCGTAGGACTTAACTACCTGAAGTATCTGATGTTTGTGTGAGAAGATGGTCCAAGAGGGCTCCTTTCCTGCCCTTGGCCATGGGAAACTATAGTTATATAGATGGTGTTGAAGACCCACTCTGGCATAGCAACCAAGAGGAGGCCGCCAACAAAAAAAGGTCAACAATGGAGTTATTGAAATATTGGGAGATGTATTTGTTTATCAAGGCCTTGTGTCTTTATGACTGGCTGACACATGACTATGAATTAAAGGTTACTGTCTGCACTGTGAGAATTGGTCAATGGAATGATCTTTGTTTCATGTTTCATAAATAGAGAATGCTCACTCTCTGCAAAGAAAGTCTGACAGCATATTGTATAGAACTATAGGTTCAGCCAAAACATCATCATGCTCCAGTACCCTTTGAACCCTGCCGACATAGTGCAGTAGCTATATTACCAGTCATTAGAATCAGTGCAATGGATGGCATTAAAGGGGAaagctgccatctagtggcaaaACAAAAATATGGGAATGTCCCCATAACAACAAAATGGGCAGTGAAGGACAACTATTAAGGCACTCTTTATTGTTgtgattaaaaatgtaaaactggAAACCAAAACAAATGCCATTTGGGTTTAAAGGTTTGGCCAGCATTGAAGTCCGATCGTCATTGGGCCATCCATGGATCATCTGTGACATGGACTGATATGGATACATCACTGGTAAGACATCCATGTGTCTCAAATTATAGCAGGAAATCACAAGTTTAGAGTAACACATAAATAAGCCCTTCATATTGTGTGTTTTATCCACTGCCATAATGACATAATAACAATATGACACCTATTGTTCAGTAAGGTGGTCCTATTTACACATGAGTGCATTTTTCACACTATTACTGTAAGGGAAGGGAGGAAATTGTTATTTTAAGACATTACTTAAAGAATATTCAAGGCTCACATTTGAAATAAGAGGAATTTGCTCAAAAGACATGCAAACAAGCAAAGCACATTAGAGCCAATACAATACACTGGcagtccaattctgatcttttgcccaattttTGTCAAAAGATCTGATCTGACTTGTCAAAAGACAATTTAttggcaaaatatcagaattgggctgcctgtgtaaacacacccAATATGCTATTGTACATCATATACACACCCTGAATACTTCAGTCTCCCCTATTCTAAACAGAATAGACCTCGTTGGGTCCATAGTAACAGTCCTTCCTTAAACTCCAGTCCAGCTGCTTGGTGAGTAAAGCATTCATCCTCACTATCCCCTTTCTTTCAATCTGGACATCCTGGCCAATCAGTAGTAATGCTGATTTTCATCATTCCCCTTTAATCAGGGATTGATTCAGACCTCATACACCAAGTGAACGGAATCAATTCAGTTCAATACAACTTCATTATTAATATCACTGAACTCTGACCAATCAGTAACATTAATCAATGAATCAATTAACTACCTGGTAGAAAAGAACACCAGCAGTCCCTCTCATTCCTGGTGGCAGGATGGTGGTCCCTCTGAGGATGTGGAGGGGCAGTTCAGCTGGTCTGGCGCTGAGGGACCGGGACACCCTGACGAAGCCATGCGCTCCTCTGCTTTCAAAACACAGCTCTGCCAGGAAGCTGGCTGTCTCCTTCACCATGTCACTCTCCTCATCTGGACCcaggatagagaggagagtgggGAAACCGTCTAAAGTTGAACTTAGAGGGCATCAGAAAGCTACAAGTATGTAACAAGCTACAGTAGTAAAGTAGGCTATTGAGGCCAGTATCCCAAACTCAGAATAAGCCTATTCCTGGGCTAAAAAGCATGTCCAGTATGGAGCACCATAGCACACTGCAGTATAACTATAGTGAACCTATTGTATGTGTTTTCAACAGATAGGAGTGTGTAGTTAACCACTGTGCTCCCTCAGTCTCGGGGTATCCTTCTCCTGCAGTCCTCTACAGATCTTATGGGTGAAGCAGTGGAGTCGCTGACAAAATCAGGCCACAGTAAGTCACCTGTAGTAGTAAAAGAAAACATTTATTAGCATTTATAAGC encodes:
- the LOC106570319 gene encoding sclerostin domain-containing protein 1, whose protein sequence is MLLTTSGYQLALFCLLIRSCQAVKNGATETLNAQLISTVQDTPSSNVSMNQARNGGRRLTSDARKEQGQAQSQVGCRELRSTKYISDGQCTSLNPVKELVCAGECLPSHLLPNWIGSGPGYTGKFWSRREAQEWRCVIDRTRTQRIRLQCQNGSSRTYKITVVTSCKCKRYSRQNNDSGNGKSEVEVGQAQGQSSTPQGPKKRKGKEGKNGRSGQEDWAEEQPKNY